From a region of the Streptomyces caniferus genome:
- a CDS encoding DUF4186 domain-containing protein — MSDPLPRSLDQRLDALARHPFRAKFHLRGRERVTAELSGPSTMRWHAYDLIAKRLAPAEPYKDGKQTPYRGHPVFVAQHATATCCRTCLQRWHEIPKGRELSRAERAYVVGVICRWIEREVGGSSGAPEAHS; from the coding sequence ATGTCCGACCCTCTGCCCCGTTCGCTCGATCAGCGGCTGGATGCCCTCGCGCGGCATCCGTTTCGTGCGAAGTTCCATCTGCGCGGGCGCGAGCGGGTCACGGCTGAGCTGAGTGGGCCGTCCACGATGCGGTGGCATGCCTATGACCTCATTGCCAAGCGGTTGGCGCCGGCCGAGCCGTACAAGGACGGGAAGCAGACGCCCTACCGTGGCCACCCGGTCTTCGTCGCTCAGCATGCGACCGCGACCTGCTGCCGTACCTGCCTGCAGCGCTGGCACGAGATCCCCAAGGGGCGGGAGCTGAGCCGTGCGGAGCGTGCCTATGTCGTGGGCGTGATCTGCCGTTGGATCGAGCGCGAGGTGGGGGGCTCTTCGGGGGCGCCTGAAGCCCATTCTTGA
- a CDS encoding SGNH/GDSL hydrolase family protein, with amino-acid sequence MSTSPLEKLVVSLYFAGRTGPATFHRVGQATSYRATGNHLADAPAVAYTRTSQSSYYLDGVDVSGSVPAGRNTVVAWGDSATDGVGATPDADGRYTDDLVERLVTGRRQVGVVNAGIAGNMLLTSSSCFGEKGTARFRRDVLDRPGVRTVIVELGGNDIGANWSEGPCLPSSHRPVSARQITHAYGELVRAAHERGIKVIGATVIPLKGYPGYSAKVERLRQQVNHWIRTSRVYDAVVDFDRAMADPAHPDRPRPGYVYEDGLHPDDAGYHALANAFDLTEL; translated from the coding sequence ATGTCCACGTCTCCTCTGGAGAAGCTGGTGGTCAGCTTGTACTTCGCCGGGCGGACCGGCCCGGCCACCTTCCACCGCGTCGGACAGGCCACGTCCTACCGGGCCACCGGCAACCATCTCGCCGACGCGCCGGCCGTGGCCTACACCCGTACGTCGCAGTCCAGTTACTACCTCGACGGAGTCGACGTCTCCGGTTCTGTTCCTGCCGGGCGGAACACGGTGGTGGCGTGGGGCGACTCCGCCACCGACGGCGTGGGCGCCACGCCGGATGCCGACGGCCGGTACACCGATGATCTCGTCGAGCGGCTGGTCACCGGACGGCGTCAGGTGGGCGTGGTCAACGCCGGTATCGCCGGGAACATGCTGCTGACCAGCAGTTCCTGCTTCGGTGAGAAGGGGACCGCTCGGTTTCGGCGGGACGTCCTGGACCGTCCGGGCGTGCGGACGGTGATCGTTGAACTGGGGGGCAACGACATCGGCGCCAACTGGTCCGAGGGCCCCTGCCTCCCGTCGTCGCATCGGCCCGTCTCGGCGCGACAGATCACCCATGCCTATGGGGAGCTGGTACGGGCCGCGCATGAGCGGGGCATCAAGGTCATCGGCGCCACGGTGATTCCGCTGAAGGGGTATCCGGGCTACTCCGCCAAGGTCGAGCGCCTGCGTCAGCAGGTCAATCACTGGATCCGCACCAGCCGGGTCTACGACGCGGTCGTCGATTTCGACCGGGCCATGGCCGATCCGGCCCACCCGGACCGGCCCCGCCCCGGCTACGTCTATGAGGACGGGCTGCACCCCGACGACGCCGGGTACCACGCCCTCGCCAACGCCTTCGATCTCACGGAGCTTTGA